GTCACGGTCAGACGCCGTGCCTTGAACATGCGCGGCGTCGCCGTGCCCTTGTCGCCGTCAACGCCGAGCAGCGTAATCCGCTGTCCGGGCGTCCGCTGTTCCAGCGCCTTGATGATCTGCTCCTGCCCCGCACGGAACTGGTCGAGCGTCATCTGCTTTCCGCCGATATAGTACCGGTAGCTCACCTTGGAGCCCGCACCGCAGGACGACTGCGTGCAGCGGAACATGTGCGCATCGGAGCCGCGGCGCTCGTAGCTCCATCCGCTGACCGTGAACGGCGGCGCCTGCGTCGTGGCGGAGGGTGGCGGCGGCGCCGATTGCGCCGAGACACCGCCGCATCCAGCAACCGTCAGCAGAGCAGCCAACAACGATCGGACGACGATACGGTCACCGCCAGCAGCGAGGGTGGCTGTTGTCATCTGGCGCGCCCGGCTAGCTCAGGACCTCGACCCGGTAGTTCTCGATCACGGTGTTCGCCAAAAGCTTGTCGGCGGCGGCCTTCAATGCCGCCTCCGCCTTGGCCTTGTCGGTCGCGGCGAGCTCGATGTCGAACACCTTGCCCTGGCGAACGCTCGCGATGCCGTCGACGCCGAGCGATTTCAGCGCGCCCTCGATCGCCTTGCCCTGCGGATCGAGGATGCCCGACTTCAACGTAACAGTGACACGTGCCTTCACGATAGCCCCTTAACTTTTCACCAGCACCGGGCCGCTTCCAGCGGGCCGCTCGTTTTCGATCAGGATGCCGAGCCGCTTCGCGACCTCGGTGTACGCTTCGAGCAGACCGCCGAGATCGCGGCGGAAACGGTCCTTGTCGAGCTTCTCGTTCGACTTGATGTCCCACAGCCGGCAGGAGTCCGGCGAGATCTCGTCGGCGACGATGATCCGCATCATCTCGTTCTCGAACAGCCGCCCGCACTCCATCTTGAAGTCGACGAGGCGGATACCGATGCCGAGGAAGAGGCCGGTCAGGAAGTCGTTGACGCGGATGGCCAGCGCCATGATGTCGTCGATCTCCTGGGGCGTGGCCCAGCCGAACGCGGTGATGTGCTCTTCCGACACCATCGGGTCGTTGAGCTGGTCGTTCTTGTAATAGAACTCGATGATCGAGCGCGGCAGCTGGGTGCCCTCCTCGATCCCGAGCCGCTGCGACAGCGAGCCGGCGGCGACGTTCCGTACCACCACCTCGAGCGGCACGATCTCGACCTCGCGAATCAGCTGCTCGCGCATGTTGAGGCGACGGATGAAGTGGGTCGGCACCCCGATGTCGTTGAGGTGCTGAAACAGG
The window above is part of the Bradyrhizobium sp. PSBB068 genome. Proteins encoded here:
- a CDS encoding phosphoribosylaminoimidazolesuccinocarboxamide synthase; amino-acid sequence: MSRRRRIYEGKAKVLYEGPEPGTLIQHFKDDATAFNAKKHQVIEGKGVLNNRISEYLFQHLNDIGVPTHFIRRLNMREQLIREVEIVPLEVVVRNVAAGSLSQRLGIEEGTQLPRSIIEFYYKNDQLNDPMVSEEHITAFGWATPQEIDDIMALAIRVNDFLTGLFLGIGIRLVDFKMECGRLFENEMMRIIVADEISPDSCRLWDIKSNEKLDKDRFRRDLGGLLEAYTEVAKRLGILIENERPAGSGPVLVKS
- the purS gene encoding phosphoribosylformylglycinamidine synthase subunit PurS: MKARVTVTLKSGILDPQGKAIEGALKSLGVDGIASVRQGKVFDIELAATDKAKAEAALKAAADKLLANTVIENYRVEVLS